Proteins encoded by one window of Haematobia irritans isolate KBUSLIRL chromosome 2, ASM5000362v1, whole genome shotgun sequence:
- the LOC142225005 gene encoding uncharacterized protein LOC142225005 (The sequence of the model RefSeq protein was modified relative to this genomic sequence to represent the inferred CDS: added 50 bases not found in genome assembly), whose protein sequence is MACWNPLNIPAIKTEPRDTSPQPFGLYRAPPELTPSPQPLSPNSAFNHNTPSPYSIASTTAGTQGNNQQIISPNQQQYNAGNGGSAPSGSGGGANMNDYNAFGQQTQQQQQYHGNNFGGAGATHWESKYNPSANTANNNLGNLNTTTPFTMPNLLSAANGGPGNGPPGTQGTGNASGAGWNLAPNHFYGQHLNIFPQDPALRSALGLSPIVGLAVFQNITFPSQDNNSVGRIITIFSWL, encoded by the exons AGATACGTCTCCGCAACCATTTGGCCTGTATCGCGCCCCACCAGAACTTACTCCATCACCGCAACCGCTATCACCAAATAGTGCCTTTAACCACAACACACCTTCTCCGTATAGTATAGCATCTACGACGGCTGGAACACAAGGAAATAATCAGCAAATTATTTCTCCAAATCAGCAACAATACAATGCAGGCAATGGAGGTTCAGCCCCAAGTGGTAGCGGAGGTGGAGCAAATATGAATGATTATAATGCATTTGGCCAACAGACACAGCAGCAACAGCAGTATCATGGCAATAATTTTGGAGGCGCTGGCGCCACACATTGGGAAAGCAAATATAACCCCTccgcaaataccgcaaacaataATTTGGGAAATCTCAATACCACAACTCCATTTACAATGCCCAATCTGCTCTCAGCAGCCAATGGAGGTCCTGGCAATGGTCCACCTGGTACGCAGGGTACAGGAAATGCTAGTGGTGCTGGATGGAATCTTGCACCCAATCATTTT TACGGTCAGcatctaaatatttttccacaagATCCAGCACTACGTTCTGcccttggtttatctcccattgTTGGTTTGGCTGTTTTCCAGAATATAACATTCCCTTCACAGGATAATAACTCTGTGGGTCGCATAATCACCATATTTAGCTGGCTTTGA